One Phocaeicola dorei genomic region harbors:
- a CDS encoding hybrid sensor histidine kinase/response regulator, translating into MKILLQHKIFIGYFLLMAIIGSMVAIVLHERNRVQKIENESIAIFQTQYDINTAHRYVTALVTYGESVLVWNNEDSLAYRKRCVQTDSMLQILRVQCEDFIRLAQIDSLRTLLAAKEEHLFQIMEASRKQKRTDTLLFNLKPTVTKQTTTRTVTRKKKGIAGFFGGKETVQIPVVTTRQTSLDKNLISLMNEQQRDIDAYTDSLRLCNKELNRKLRMLITSLDEQTWTAFRNKEARLKASYEHSTLVITGLIIFSIILLFISYLVIQRDIKVKAKNKKHLEETIEQNIALLEMRKNIILTISHDIRAPLNVISGSAELAVDTREKKRRNTHLNNIRIVCRHIVHLLNNLLDVYRLNEAKETRNDVPFNLNALLERIAFGFSHVVNNKGILFSHDFTDTDVKLCGDVDRIEQILDNLLSNAVKFTETGTISLNARYNEGKLLLEVKDTGIGMSKDALSRIFRPFERLGSVRNAEGFGLGLPITKGLVNLLGGTIDVTSDIDRGSTFRVTLPLKTTDETIESESLTIPHPAHLPQNVLVIDDDAMLLDVIKEMLERNGMNCTACTTTKDIVKAMRGKDYDLLLSDIQMPGTNGFDLLTLLRRSNIGNSRTIPIIAMTARGDRDKEAFLHAGFTDYIYKPFSSSELLGLFSRIKTDRREEKPEVDFNMVLSEVSDKYKALLSFISQSEKDREELDAAIKNSDRHKLREITHRMQPMWELLRMEEPLLAYRTFLKDRETSDKELNEYTQQIIDSTATLIRAAEAEIKRLTNETENTDS; encoded by the coding sequence ATGAAGATACTGTTGCAACATAAGATATTCATTGGATATTTCCTTTTGATGGCGATCATCGGCAGCATGGTCGCTATTGTTCTCCATGAGCGTAACCGGGTACAGAAGATAGAAAACGAATCAATCGCCATTTTCCAGACCCAATATGACATCAACACCGCCCACCGCTATGTTACCGCATTGGTGACTTATGGCGAATCCGTCTTGGTGTGGAACAATGAGGATTCCCTGGCTTACCGGAAACGTTGTGTGCAGACCGATTCCATGCTGCAAATCTTACGAGTGCAATGCGAGGATTTCATACGACTCGCTCAGATTGATTCGCTCCGCACATTGTTAGCCGCCAAAGAAGAGCATCTGTTCCAAATCATGGAAGCCTCACGGAAACAAAAAAGAACAGACACTCTCTTGTTCAATCTGAAGCCAACCGTGACGAAACAAACAACTACCCGGACAGTTACCCGTAAAAAGAAAGGCATCGCCGGATTCTTCGGAGGCAAGGAAACCGTACAGATACCCGTTGTCACAACCCGGCAAACCTCGTTGGATAAAAACTTGATTTCCTTGATGAATGAACAGCAACGGGACATAGATGCCTATACAGACAGCCTGCGGTTATGTAACAAAGAACTCAACCGTAAACTGCGAATGCTGATTACAAGTCTGGATGAACAGACATGGACTGCTTTCCGAAACAAGGAGGCGCGTCTGAAAGCATCCTACGAACATTCGACTTTGGTCATTACCGGCTTGATTATATTCTCAATCATCCTGTTGTTCATTTCATATCTTGTCATACAACGGGATATTAAGGTCAAGGCAAAAAACAAGAAACACCTGGAGGAAACGATAGAGCAGAACATCGCGCTGTTAGAGATGCGGAAGAATATCATCCTGACAATCTCCCATGACATCCGTGCCCCTCTGAACGTAATCAGCGGTAGCGCGGAACTTGCCGTGGATACTAGGGAAAAGAAACGAAGAAACACGCACCTGAACAACATCAGGATCGTGTGCCGACATATTGTACATCTGCTTAACAACCTGCTGGACGTGTACCGCCTGAACGAGGCAAAAGAAACCCGCAACGATGTGCCGTTCAACCTGAACGCCCTGTTGGAACGCATTGCCTTTGGCTTCTCCCATGTGGTCAACAACAAAGGCATCCTGTTCAGCCACGACTTTACCGATACCGATGTCAAACTTTGCGGTGACGTGGACCGTATCGAGCAGATTCTGGACAACTTGCTCAGCAATGCCGTCAAATTCACGGAAACCGGCACGATCAGTTTGAATGCCCGTTATAACGAAGGAAAGTTGCTGTTGGAAGTCAAGGATACCGGCATAGGCATGAGTAAAGATGCGCTTTCTCGTATATTCCGTCCGTTTGAACGATTGGGTTCCGTCAGGAACGCGGAGGGTTTCGGATTAGGCCTGCCAATAACAAAAGGTCTTGTCAACCTGCTTGGCGGGACAATAGACGTTACGAGTGATATTGACCGTGGCAGCACGTTCCGCGTGACGCTCCCATTGAAAACCACGGATGAAACAATAGAGAGCGAGAGCCTGACAATACCACACCCTGCACATCTGCCTCAGAATGTGCTTGTCATTGATGACGATGCGATGCTATTGGACGTGATAAAGGAAATGCTGGAGCGCAACGGCATGAATTGTACGGCCTGCACAACCACCAAAGATATAGTCAAGGCGATGCGGGGCAAGGATTATGACCTGTTGCTTTCCGACATTCAGATGCCGGGAACCAACGGCTTCGACTTGCTGACCCTGTTGCGTCGTTCGAATATCGGGAACTCCCGCACGATCCCCATTATCGCCATGACCGCGCGTGGTGACAGGGACAAGGAGGCTTTTCTCCATGCCGGATTTACGGACTACATTTATAAGCCGTTTTCTTCCTCGGAACTGCTCGGACTGTTTTCGAGGATAAAGACAGACAGGCGGGAGGAAAAGCCGGAGGTTGATTTCAACATGGTACTTTCCGAGGTCAGTGACAAGTACAAGGCACTGCTTTCCTTCATATCCCAGTCGGAAAAGGATAGGGAGGAACTTGATGCCGCCATAAAAAACAGCGACCGGCATAAGTTGCGTGAAATCACCCACAGGATGCAACCGATGTGGGAGTTACTGCGGATGGAAGAGCCCCTGCTGGCTTACCGTACTTTTCTGAAGGACAGAGAAACAAGCGACAAAGAGTTAAATGAATATACCCAGCAGATAATAGACAGCACCGCCACGCTAATCAGGGCGGCGGAAGCCGAGATAAAAAGACTGACGAATGAAACGGAAAATACTGATAGTTGA
- a CDS encoding glycosidase, with product MNFEDKVKQLFDEHEVLLSRRNEPQEKENGIITRYKHPILTAAHTPVFWRYDLDEKTNPYLMERIGMNATLNSGAIKWNGKYVLVVRVEGADRKSFFAVAESPNGIDNFRFWDYPVTMPEDVIPATNIYDMRLTAHEDGWIYGIFCAERHDPSAPAGDLSSATATAAIARTKDLKNWERLPDLKTRSQQRNVVLHPEFVNGKYALYTRPQDGFIDAGSGGGIGWALVDDMTQAEVTEETIIDQRHYHTIKEVKNGEGPHPIKTPQGWLHLAHGVRGCAAGLRYVLYMYMTALDDPTRVIASPAGAFMVPEGEERVGDVSNVLFTNGWIADEDGKVFIYYASSDTRMHVATSTVERLVDYCMNTPRDGFCSSASVETLKKQIEKNLRLMRE from the coding sequence ATGAATTTCGAAGATAAAGTAAAACAATTGTTCGATGAGCATGAAGTGTTGCTCTCACGTCGTAATGAACCGCAGGAAAAAGAAAACGGCATTATCACCCGTTATAAGCATCCGATACTGACCGCCGCACACACGCCCGTGTTTTGGCGTTATGATTTGGACGAGAAGACCAACCCCTACCTGATGGAACGCATCGGAATGAATGCTACCCTGAATTCGGGAGCCATCAAGTGGAACGGAAAGTATGTATTGGTGGTGCGCGTGGAGGGAGCCGACCGCAAGTCTTTCTTTGCCGTGGCCGAAAGCCCCAACGGCATTGACAACTTCCGCTTCTGGGACTATCCCGTCACGATGCCCGAAGATGTGATTCCCGCCACCAACATTTACGACATGCGTCTCACGGCGCACGAAGACGGCTGGATATACGGCATTTTCTGTGCCGAACGCCACGACCCCTCCGCTCCGGCAGGCGATTTGTCATCGGCTACCGCCACCGCCGCCATCGCCCGTACCAAGGACTTGAAGAATTGGGAGCGCCTGCCCGACCTGAAGACGCGCAGCCAACAGCGCAACGTGGTGCTGCATCCCGAATTCGTAAACGGCAAGTACGCCCTATACACCCGTCCGCAAGACGGATTCATCGATGCGGGAAGCGGAGGCGGAATCGGCTGGGCGTTGGTGGATGACATGACGCAAGCGGAAGTAACCGAGGAAACCATCATCGACCAACGCCATTACCACACCATCAAGGAGGTGAAGAACGGCGAAGGACCTCATCCCATCAAGACTCCCCAAGGCTGGCTGCATCTGGCACACGGCGTGCGCGGTTGCGCCGCAGGTTTGCGCTATGTGTTGTATATGTACATGACCGCCTTGGATGATCCTACCCGCGTGATAGCCTCGCCCGCAGGCGCTTTCATGGTACCCGAAGGCGAGGAACGCGTGGGCGATGTATCCAACGTGCTGTTCACCAACGGATGGATTGCGGACGAGGATGGAAAAGTGTTCATCTATTATGCTTCCAGCGATACCCGTATGCATGTGGCGACTTCTACCGTGGAGCGGCTGGTGGACTATTGCATGAACACGCCCCGAGACGGATTCTGTTCATCGGCTTCGGTAGAGACCTTGAAAAAACAGATAGAAAAGAACCTTCGGCTGATGCGGGAATGA
- a CDS encoding AGE family epimerase/isomerase: METTIFQLKKEVEEILTTNILPYWMDKMIDVQHGGFYGRINGQEVLMPEAEKGAILNARILWTFSSAYRLLHKPEYLETATRAKREIIDRFYDKEFGGIYWSISAEDRPLDTKKQIYAIGFAIYGLSEYHRATGDNEALEYAIRLFHDIEAHSFDRKKNGYFEALTREWEELDDMRLSNKDANERKTMNTHLHILEPYTNLFRVWKDDYLKHQLYNLVRLFIDRILDTDTSHLQLFFNDDWESQYHIISYGHDIEASWLLHEAAMVLDDKTLLDEVEPRIIDIAEAGTEGFLTTAGMLYEQNVDTASIDADRHWWVQAETIVGYINLYQHFDDKLSLSRALQCWEFVKRNLIDRENGEWYWSLRADGSVNRNEDKAGFWKCPYHNGRMCMEIMERFV, from the coding sequence ATGGAAACAACGATATTTCAACTCAAGAAAGAGGTGGAGGAAATACTTACCACCAACATCCTTCCCTATTGGATGGATAAAATGATAGACGTACAACATGGCGGATTCTATGGCCGCATCAACGGACAAGAGGTATTAATGCCCGAAGCTGAGAAAGGAGCCATCTTGAACGCACGTATTCTTTGGACTTTCTCTTCGGCTTACCGCCTATTGCATAAGCCTGAATATTTGGAAACTGCCACCCGTGCCAAGCGTGAAATCATCGACAGATTCTACGACAAGGAATTTGGAGGAATTTATTGGAGTATCAGTGCCGAAGACCGCCCGCTAGACACCAAGAAGCAGATCTATGCCATTGGGTTTGCCATCTACGGACTCAGTGAATACCATCGTGCTACGGGAGACAACGAAGCGTTGGAATACGCCATCCGTTTGTTTCACGACATTGAGGCGCACAGCTTTGACCGAAAGAAAAACGGATATTTCGAAGCACTGACCCGAGAATGGGAAGAATTGGATGATATGCGTCTCAGCAACAAGGATGCCAACGAACGCAAGACCATGAATACCCATTTGCACATTCTTGAGCCGTACACCAACCTGTTCAGGGTATGGAAAGACGATTACCTGAAACATCAGCTGTACAACCTCGTTCGCTTGTTCATCGATCGCATACTGGATACAGACACATCGCATCTACAGCTCTTCTTCAATGACGATTGGGAAAGCCAATACCATATCATCTCCTACGGACACGACATTGAAGCGTCCTGGCTCCTTCACGAAGCTGCCATGGTGCTAGATGACAAAACACTATTGGACGAAGTGGAGCCTCGTATCATTGACATTGCCGAAGCTGGCACCGAAGGTTTTCTAACCACTGCGGGTATGCTATATGAACAAAATGTGGACACGGCTTCAATAGATGCCGACCGCCATTGGTGGGTTCAGGCAGAGACCATTGTGGGCTATATCAATTTGTATCAGCATTTTGATGACAAACTGTCTTTATCCCGTGCCTTACAGTGTTGGGAATTCGTCAAACGGAATTTGATAGACCGCGAGAATGGAGAATGGTACTGGAGTCTCCGAGCCGACGGCAGTGTGAATCGAAATGAAGACAAAGCGGGATTTTGGAAATGTCCTTATCACAATGGACGCATGTGTATGGAAATTATGGAAAGATTTGTTTAA
- a CDS encoding MFS transporter, with product MIMLKEKIGYGLGDMASSMFWKLFGSYLMIFYTDVFGMPAAAVGTMFLVTRVWDSAFDPVVGILADRTHSRRGKFRPYLLFLAVPFALIGILTFTTPQWSLTAKIIYAYATYSLMMMVYSAINVPYASLLGVISADPHDRNLLAVYRMLFAYLGSFIALLLFMPMVNVFSRGHSEQYGWMMAVVVIAVACAALFYGCFALTRERVKPIKEVQNPLKEDLKDLFHNRPWWILLGAGIAALVFNSIRDGATVYYFKYFIVEENHETVSLFGLSFVLSGLYLAVGQAANIIGVMLAAPVSNRIGKKKTYMWSMICATLLSIVFYWLDRDDIALIFTFQVLISICAGSIFPLLWSMYADCADYSELKTGNRATGLIFSSSSMSQKFGWAIGSAVTGWLLAYFGFRANAVQNEQAIQGIKMFLSFLPAVGTMLSVAFISLYPLSEKKMKEITEELEERRRN from the coding sequence ATGATAATGCTCAAAGAAAAGATAGGTTACGGACTGGGAGACATGGCCTCGTCCATGTTCTGGAAGCTCTTCGGTTCCTATCTCATGATATTTTATACCGACGTGTTCGGTATGCCTGCCGCCGCGGTAGGCACCATGTTCCTGGTCACCCGGGTATGGGATTCCGCCTTCGACCCCGTAGTCGGCATCTTGGCAGACCGCACCCATTCGCGCCGGGGCAAGTTCCGTCCCTACCTGCTGTTTCTTGCCGTGCCGTTCGCGCTCATCGGCATCCTTACGTTCACCACTCCGCAGTGGAGCCTGACCGCCAAAATCATCTATGCCTATGCCACTTACTCGCTGATGATGATGGTCTATTCTGCCATCAATGTGCCCTACGCCTCCCTGCTGGGAGTCATCAGCGCCGATCCGCACGACCGCAACCTGCTGGCCGTCTATCGCATGCTGTTCGCCTACCTGGGCAGCTTCATCGCCCTGTTGCTCTTCATGCCCATGGTGAATGTGTTCAGCCGGGGGCATAGCGAACAATACGGCTGGATGATGGCGGTGGTGGTGATAGCCGTGGCGTGCGCCGCTTTGTTTTATGGCTGTTTCGCCCTGACCCGCGAACGGGTGAAACCGATAAAGGAGGTGCAAAACCCGTTAAAAGAAGACTTGAAGGACTTGTTTCACAACCGCCCTTGGTGGATATTGCTGGGCGCGGGCATTGCCGCCCTGGTGTTCAACTCCATCCGCGACGGTGCCACGGTGTACTATTTCAAATACTTCATCGTCGAAGAGAACCATGAAACGGTTTCCCTGTTCGGACTGTCCTTTGTGCTGAGCGGACTTTATCTGGCCGTCGGGCAAGCCGCCAATATCATCGGCGTGATGCTTGCCGCCCCGGTGAGCAACCGCATCGGAAAGAAAAAGACCTACATGTGGTCCATGATATGCGCCACGCTGCTCAGCATCGTGTTCTACTGGCTCGACCGCGACGACATCGCACTGATATTCACCTTCCAGGTGCTGATCAGCATTTGTGCGGGCAGCATTTTCCCGTTGCTTTGGAGCATGTATGCCGATTGTGCGGACTACTCGGAACTGAAGACAGGCAACCGCGCCACGGGGCTTATCTTTTCGTCCTCGTCCATGAGCCAGAAGTTCGGTTGGGCCATCGGAAGCGCCGTTACGGGCTGGCTGCTTGCCTATTTCGGTTTCCGGGCCAATGCCGTGCAAAACGAGCAGGCCATTCAAGGCATTAAAATGTTTCTGAGTTTCCTGCCTGCCGTGGGAACCATGCTGAGTGTCGCGTTCATCAGTCTCTATCCGCTGTCCGAGAAGAAAATGAAGGAAATCACGGAAGAGCTGGAAGAACGAAGAAGAAATTAA
- a CDS encoding sialate O-acetylesterase, whose translation MKRIIIALCMLYLFGGNLSAKVVLPQILSDHAVLQQQTEVKLWGKAVPNTTVNVTPSWNNQTITAQSDNEGRWQVSIQTPAADFTPYSIEFSDGEITRIQNILIGEVWFCSGQSNMEMPLNGFWNCPIEHANETIATSGEWNAIRMATIPKTGALTPQEHVAGSWKESNPFNAPYFSATAFNFARMLHRVLRVPVGIISCAWGGSRVEGWLPREVVEGFRDVDLKKEIKKPEKGKEWDYYTPTVMYNGMLKPLQRYTIRGFLWYQGESNVGKEKTYVERLRIMAELWRKEWGKRELPFYLVEIAPYDYGEGISGALLREAQFQASSLIPNSGMVCTNDLVYAYEKSQIHPCQKEEVGKRLAYLALNKTYQYGSIACEYPSYWNMSIQSDTVELTFHHADEGLSPWKDIKGFEIAGADKVFYPAVAVLVPEKKTIRVHSDKVKHPVAVRYCFHNFQPGNLKNHRGMPVIPFRTDHW comes from the coding sequence ATGAAAAGAATAATCATAGCGCTTTGTATGCTGTACCTCTTCGGAGGAAATTTATCAGCCAAAGTAGTTTTACCCCAAATTCTGAGCGACCATGCGGTATTACAGCAACAGACAGAAGTGAAGCTATGGGGTAAGGCAGTACCGAACACTACGGTCAACGTAACTCCTTCATGGAATAATCAGACGATAACCGCTCAATCCGATAATGAAGGAAGATGGCAGGTAAGCATACAGACTCCTGCCGCCGATTTCACTCCATACAGTATTGAGTTTTCAGATGGAGAAATAACTCGCATCCAAAACATACTAATTGGTGAAGTTTGGTTCTGCTCTGGACAATCGAATATGGAAATGCCGCTGAACGGTTTCTGGAATTGTCCGATAGAGCATGCTAACGAAACGATAGCCACCTCTGGCGAATGGAACGCTATTCGTATGGCTACCATTCCCAAGACCGGTGCATTGACTCCCCAAGAACATGTAGCGGGTAGTTGGAAAGAAAGCAATCCTTTCAACGCACCTTATTTCAGTGCAACCGCTTTCAACTTTGCCAGGATGTTGCACCGGGTGCTTCGTGTACCAGTAGGCATTATCTCGTGCGCTTGGGGTGGCTCGCGTGTAGAAGGCTGGCTGCCTCGTGAGGTAGTGGAAGGTTTTCGGGATGTTGACTTAAAAAAGGAAATCAAGAAGCCAGAAAAAGGGAAAGAATGGGATTACTATACACCGACAGTTATGTATAACGGCATGCTAAAGCCCCTTCAACGCTATACCATTCGTGGATTTCTTTGGTATCAAGGAGAATCGAACGTAGGTAAAGAGAAAACATATGTCGAACGTCTGCGAATCATGGCTGAGCTTTGGCGCAAAGAGTGGGGAAAGAGAGAACTTCCTTTTTATTTGGTAGAAATTGCTCCATATGATTATGGTGAAGGAATCAGCGGAGCATTATTACGCGAAGCACAGTTCCAAGCATCTTCTCTCATTCCCAATAGCGGTATGGTATGTACTAACGATTTGGTTTATGCCTACGAAAAGTCGCAAATTCATCCCTGCCAAAAAGAAGAAGTGGGCAAACGATTGGCTTATCTTGCACTGAACAAGACCTATCAGTATGGAAGCATAGCCTGCGAATATCCTTCTTATTGGAACATGAGTATACAAAGTGACACAGTAGAACTGACTTTTCACCATGCAGATGAAGGACTGAGTCCGTGGAAAGATATAAAAGGTTTCGAGATAGCCGGAGCAGATAAAGTGTTTTATCCGGCCGTAGCCGTTCTCGTCCCTGAAAAGAAAACCATCCGGGTACATTCGGATAAAGTGAAACATCCGGTGGCTGTGCGTTATTGCTTTCATAACTTCCAACCCGGCAATTTAAAGAATCATCGCGGTATGCCCGTCATTCCATTCAGAACAGATCATTGGTAA
- the tatC gene encoding twin-arginine translocase subunit TatC, whose translation MATDKSIQSLRKHLEVLWMTVMKIVAVTVVFVITAFFFKEQLFDVILAPKNGKFITYRLLNRIILWTGNSIPPFSIRFINTEFAQQFIIHMKTALCAGMLCTSPYILYQLFRFVSPALYDNERRYVIRMVGGGYAMFSLGVLVSYFLIFPLTFRFLGTYQVNGDVDNLITFDSYISTLVMMCLAMGVIFEISILSWLFAKLGFLSADFMRKYRKHAIVIILVVAAIITPTSNVFTLSLVALPMWVLYEMSIWIVKNSKMNEDTVAT comes from the coding sequence ATGGCAACTGATAAGAGCATACAATCCCTCAGGAAACATTTGGAGGTTCTGTGGATGACAGTCATGAAGATCGTCGCCGTAACCGTCGTGTTCGTTATTACGGCATTCTTCTTCAAGGAGCAGCTGTTTGATGTTATACTTGCTCCGAAAAACGGTAAATTCATCACTTATCGGTTACTCAACCGAATAATTTTATGGACAGGAAACAGCATACCTCCATTCTCAATCAGGTTTATCAACACGGAGTTTGCTCAGCAGTTCATCATTCACATGAAGACGGCATTGTGTGCCGGTATGTTGTGTACCTCTCCTTACATACTTTACCAACTGTTCCGATTTGTATCTCCTGCGCTTTATGATAATGAACGGCGATATGTAATCCGAATGGTCGGAGGTGGCTATGCGATGTTCTCTCTGGGGGTACTCGTCAGCTACTTTTTAATCTTTCCGCTGACATTCCGTTTCTTGGGAACTTATCAGGTGAACGGTGATGTGGATAATCTCATCACGTTTGATTCGTATATCTCAACACTCGTTATGATGTGCCTTGCGATGGGTGTTATCTTCGAGATATCTATCCTCTCGTGGCTGTTTGCCAAACTGGGTTTCCTTTCAGCTGATTTCATGCGCAAGTACCGCAAACACGCCATTGTGATAATCCTTGTGGTTGCTGCGATTATTACGCCGACATCGAACGTGTTCACGCTTTCGCTGGTCGCCCTGCCGATGTGGGTACTTTATGAAATGAGTATATGGATTGTAAAAAACTCAAAGATGAATGAAGATACTGTTGCAACATAA
- a CDS encoding glycoside hydrolase family 3 N-terminal domain-containing protein encodes MKNILVATVLSLSMATNVCAQVQPAIPSDARIEKKVESLLKKMTLEEKVGQMCEITIDVITDFSSPNDFKLSEALLDTVIGKYKIGSILNVPLSVAQTKEKWAETIRQIQEKSLQEIGIPCIYGVDQIHGTTYTLDGTLFPQGINMAATFNRELVRRSCEISAYETKACCIPWTYAPVMDLGRDPRWPRMWESYGEDSYVNAQMAVEAVKGFQGENPNRIDKYHVATSLKHFMGYGVPVSGKDRTPSSISEIDLREKHFAPFLECIRNGALTLMVNSGVNNGMPFHANKELLTGWLKEDLNWDGMIVTDWADINNLCTRDHIAATKKEAIKIAINAGIDMSMVPYEVSFCTWLKELVEEGEVSMSRIDDAVRRVLRLKYRLGLFENPYWNIEEYNKFGSSEFAQVAQKAAEESLVLLKNEENVLPLAQGKTILLTGPNAHSMRSLNGGWSYSWQGDKADECAEAYHTIYEALCNKYGRNHIIYEPGVTYVTGKGSLWWQENQPEIEKAVQAASKADIIIACIGENSYCETPGNLTDLNLSGNQKKLIKALAKTGKPIVMVLNEGRPRIINEIVPLAKAVVHIMLPGNYGADALANLLAGDANFSGKLPFTYPRLINSLATYDYKPCENIGQMDGIYNYDAVMDVQWPFGAGLSYTTYRYSNFRVNRSSFTADDELVFSIDVTNTGKMAGKESVLLCSSDLVASLTPDNIRLRGFEKVSLQPGETRTVSLKLKGSDLAFVGYDGKWILEKGEFRMTCGSEQIIIQCSDTKKWETPNK; translated from the coding sequence ATGAAAAATATATTAGTAGCAACAGTATTATCTCTCAGTATGGCAACAAACGTATGTGCCCAAGTGCAACCGGCCATTCCTTCGGATGCCCGGATAGAAAAGAAAGTGGAATCTCTTCTGAAAAAGATGACCCTGGAAGAGAAAGTAGGACAGATGTGTGAAATTACCATCGATGTAATAACCGATTTCAGCAGCCCGAATGACTTTAAGTTGAGCGAAGCCTTGCTCGATACCGTCATCGGGAAATACAAAATAGGTTCCATCCTGAATGTTCCCCTCAGTGTGGCACAGACCAAAGAAAAGTGGGCGGAAACTATTCGCCAAATCCAAGAAAAGTCATTACAAGAGATTGGCATCCCTTGTATCTATGGTGTAGACCAAATTCATGGTACAACCTATACCCTTGACGGTACCCTCTTTCCACAAGGAATTAACATGGCGGCCACCTTCAACCGCGAACTGGTACGCCGTTCGTGCGAAATATCTGCCTACGAGACAAAAGCCTGTTGTATCCCTTGGACATATGCTCCTGTTATGGACCTGGGACGCGATCCGCGCTGGCCGCGTATGTGGGAAAGCTATGGTGAGGACAGTTACGTCAATGCCCAAATGGCCGTCGAAGCAGTAAAAGGATTCCAAGGAGAAAATCCGAATCGAATAGACAAGTACCATGTGGCAACCAGTTTGAAACATTTTATGGGGTATGGCGTACCTGTTTCGGGCAAAGACCGTACTCCCTCTTCCATTTCGGAAATTGATTTGCGCGAAAAACATTTCGCTCCTTTTTTGGAGTGTATCCGCAACGGTGCGCTAACTCTCATGGTCAATTCGGGTGTGAACAACGGAATGCCTTTTCACGCCAATAAGGAACTGCTCACTGGATGGTTAAAAGAGGATTTGAACTGGGATGGCATGATTGTAACAGACTGGGCCGATATTAACAATCTTTGTACCCGCGATCACATTGCCGCCACCAAGAAAGAAGCCATCAAGATTGCCATCAACGCGGGCATTGATATGTCCATGGTTCCTTATGAGGTGAGTTTCTGTACGTGGCTGAAAGAACTAGTGGAAGAAGGTGAGGTATCGATGAGTCGTATTGATGATGCTGTGCGCCGTGTGCTCCGCTTAAAGTACCGTTTGGGGTTGTTTGAAAATCCTTATTGGAATATTGAAGAATACAATAAATTTGGCAGCAGTGAATTTGCCCAAGTAGCACAAAAGGCAGCCGAAGAGTCATTGGTACTATTGAAGAATGAAGAAAATGTACTTCCCTTAGCTCAAGGAAAAACAATTTTACTAACCGGACCCAATGCCCATTCCATGCGTTCACTAAATGGAGGATGGTCATATTCCTGGCAAGGTGACAAGGCCGATGAATGTGCAGAAGCTTATCATACCATTTACGAAGCCTTATGCAATAAATATGGCAGAAATCATATTATTTATGAACCAGGCGTTACCTATGTCACCGGGAAAGGCTCTCTGTGGTGGCAGGAGAACCAACCGGAAATAGAGAAGGCAGTACAAGCAGCTAGTAAAGCGGACATTATCATCGCCTGCATCGGAGAGAACTCTTATTGTGAGACACCGGGTAATCTGACTGACTTAAATCTTTCAGGTAACCAAAAAAAATTGATAAAAGCTTTGGCTAAAACAGGGAAACCGATTGTCATGGTGCTGAACGAAGGTCGTCCGCGTATTATCAATGAAATTGTTCCGCTAGCAAAAGCTGTGGTACATATCATGTTGCCTGGCAACTATGGGGCTGACGCACTTGCAAACCTACTGGCAGGTGATGCGAATTTCAGCGGTAAATTGCCGTTCACTTATCCTCGTTTGATTAACTCACTAGCTACTTATGACTACAAGCCTTGTGAAAACATAGGCCAAATGGACGGAATTTACAACTACGATGCTGTAATGGATGTACAATGGCCATTCGGTGCCGGACTGAGCTATACTACTTACCGTTACAGCAACTTCCGTGTGAACCGTTCTTCTTTCACCGCTGATGATGAACTTGTTTTCAGTATTGATGTGACCAACACAGGCAAGATGGCAGGAAAAGAAAGCGTGCTTCTCTGCTCCAGTGACTTGGTGGCCAGTCTTACACCTGACAACATCCGTTTGCGCGGATTCGAAAAAGTCTCGTTGCAACCGGGCGAGACCCGGACAGTCAGTCTGAAGTTGAAAGGCAGCGACCTCGCCTTTGTAGGTTACGACGGAAAATGGATACTCGAAAAAGGAGAATTCAGAATGACTTGCGGCAGTGAGCAAATCATAATTCAATGCAGCGATACGAAGAAATGGGAAACTCCTAATAAATAA